In the Populus trichocarpa isolate Nisqually-1 chromosome 1, P.trichocarpa_v4.1, whole genome shotgun sequence genome, cttgttgttgttgtcataAACCTCTTCAACAACCCATCATGGTTCCACCTTTGCCTTCGAACCCCACCGAGAACACCATCAATGCTAACTCCATGATTCActgaagaagaagcagagaagCTCGTCCTTTGGGGCAAATTCCTCAAGGCCAAACGTGCCAAACTCATTCTTGAAAGGGAAGTTACTCCGAGGGTTAGCAAGAGACTATCAAAGGAAGAGGCGGATTCTTGCGGGTACTTGAAATTTATTGTTGCTTAAGCtggagaaaaatgaaagagaatttAAAGAGGGAGGTGGTGTTGCAGTGGAGCTGGGTTGTGACAGTCGGAGAAGGGTCTAAGAGGTTCTGGGAGGTGATGACATATCAACCAAAAGGATTCACATGTAAAGCACTAGAGACTTCTTCTGGGTGTTTCTAAAATTGTACTAATTCGCTGCATGGCAAGAGAGTTCGAGATGACAACGTGTCTGATTTCTTCTGGGTGTTTCTAAAATTGTACTAATTCGCCGCATGGCAGGAGAGTTCGAGATGACAACGTGTCTGATTCCAAAGTCTTTTGCCTACTTTATTCGTAAGGGTGTTATGGTTTCGTTGGCTATTTACAAAACTAAGTGGAGATTTAGCACTTACCACTCTCTTTTCCAAGCCCATTTATCCGCCGGGGGTCATGTCACAAGAGTCACCTAGGCGCTCGTCATCATAAATTCGAGGGAATCGGCCAGCATATTtactggaaagtaattttttttaaaaaataaattttaaaaaaataaattattttctaatatttaatagtataatgaaaaataaattgaaaaacacttttcagtatttggttatatcatgaaaaatgaactggaaaataacttattaatgttttatttttctcaagtttattaaaataatgaagaacaaatcttacaaattaaaaagttgaatgagaatgaaattgaaaaaaaatataatttcataaattatctcaaataaaataaacaataatcaaaataatatagatcaaatctaaaaaataaaaaaaataaaagataaaaaaattaaaataataataattagcatttcataaattatttcaaataaaataagtaacaatcaaaagaatgaggatcaaatttgatacataaaaaatttcaataaaaaaataataagagaaaagcaaataacaattataaaaataaagactaaagttaatataaaaattaaattttaagagataaaattaaaaaataaatattcaaaacaaaatatatatagcaatcaaaagtttgaggatcaaatttgatataatcagcaaataatataacatttctaaatttttctcaacttccagaaagtgttttccgctcaaattttccaggaaaatacttttctgaaaaccaagccaaattttcctttgactggaaagtatttttcgttgaccaacttttctgaaaaccaagccaaattttcctttgactggaaagtatttttcgttgaccaacttttttaataataaacaaacatatgaaagtttggaaaaagatttctcaaaaagaaaattccaggaaacaaacatCGCCTTAATAAATTCTTTATAAAGCCAGTTTGAGGACGAAAGGAATGGCAATATTGGTTCAAAAGTCAAAGAACCAATATCagttggtaaaaataaaaaataaaaaaaaaatccatgtcaaAGAACTGAAAACTACCACCACCATCAGTTGAACCAATATGCATGGCAATATTGGTTCAAAAGTCAGTCTCTTAGCTGGTACATGTGAGTAGCATATTAGCCAGAGGAGTAAGAAACTCGTAAAAGTAGCAAAATACTATGACCAGTTAAAACAGCGGCAGCCAGTtttgtttctcattttttttcagtGCAATACAAAAGGCAGGTCTAAAAATGCCTGTGGATAAATCAAATCTGGGGTGGGAATATGACAGACAATGTTACGGTTGATATACACACCACCTTTTGCTCGATGACATTTCAATGCTACAAGAATTGCGAGGGTATCTGATTCTAACCATCCATCAAATCTCTTGAACTTCTACTTAATCATACATACCCTCCTGTTCCCAAATGTCCACAAGAAAATCCACCATTTCCTGTCAAATATGATACCAATAAGCAATAAGTAAAGTATGGTTTTACGCCATCGGCTGGCTGGAGGGAGAAAACAAGATGCTCACAGTGAGTGGTATTGGCTGGGGAAACGGTTTGTTGCTCCCAAGCAAACTTTCATATGTCGCGTTCCAACTGCAGCAAAGCAAGAATTTTTTAACCATGCAGATGTTAAAAATGCAGAGGATAAAGATTAAAACTTGCAGGAAGAGATAGATATTTGATACTTAAGAGTTGAAGAAGAGcagaattaaatttcacaaatgagaatgcctatttataggcttacaatcaaactgaaaatactaaaaacaatcTCAACTATCATCCAATTTTATTGGCACTACTTCTACCAactgaaaaacagaaaaatcaggAGCAAGAATCTGATATAAAACAAAGACTAGGTCTTACTAAGATTGTTTCAAACTTCAGAGGCAAACTCTCATGAATTCTAACAGCAGAGACAATGAGTGCTGACAAAATAACCAGAAAACACATGAAAGATCGATGCTTGTTTTTAAGACAACAAAGTATGATTCCAAGAATGTTTCTCCACTTTTACATACAATGGTTAGACATTTGGAAGTCTAGACCACGGTTTTGTAAAAGTTTAACATTTGGAGTACCAACAGTCTTGCTGTTTGAACCGAAAAATAACACTCCCAATTGTTTCCAGAACAAGAAATTATCTGGTACTAGACAAGAATCATTAGATTGAAGGCatcaaatcaattcttcttTTCATAAGATCTCCAATAAGTAAGAAAAGCCCTAGAACCCAAACGAGGACAGAAACTTATTGCACTCTGGTTTGGAAGATTGATTCCATTAAACTCTTCTTTTATGATGGTCTTGGTATTTTTGGACAATGGTCGTGATGGGCTAAGAGTAAGTCAACACAATAATCATGCCAAATTTCTAATTAGTTTTTCAGAGTTTGACACAATTTAAGGTGCTGCAAAACCAAACCCATTCCAAAGTCCTTATTTTAAAATGGTTAAAAGTTCCATCTAGATTATTTCTCAACTCTCCTTTCTTCATTGAAAAAGAAGGTCAAATGAGGAACTCAGAGCAGAGAACGTTACATTTTAGTTAAATTGAAACCACATGGAAAAAGGTGGCAGGGTCACTTGTAACACAAACAAACAGGAATTTAGACTTTGATTGTAGCCATATTTTAGGTTCATATGAATTTGATCAATTTGGAAAATAGAAGAGCTGCTCACTTTAATTTGGGTTCTTGAGGCAGCTGTTCCTCGTTCCCAGACCTTTTATTTCCCACCCAACAGTGTCTTGTCTGATTCCAGAGAAGAAGACCTGTAATCAAAAGTTCAGGTTCATACTTTTAGCAGTGGAGCAACCACGTATAGATGGGGAGATGCACATAAGAAGCGGGCACAGATTGCCATTAGCAAACACAGGATACTACTCTACCAAGTTTACATGCAAATTGTTAAAAAGTAGCCTATTTAAATCAGGCCTTCTTATAGGAAAATGAAAGAGTGAAATGGATGGACAAATGAGAGGGGTACGGGGTGGGGATAGTGCAGCTAGATGGCAGCTACTactgttgattttatttttccatattgCAAGCCATACTTACCTTCTGAAATATCTACTGATGTTGCTTGCTAGTTCTCATGTAGGTTGGGTATTAAAATGTAATGGAAGCTAGGTTCATTCTAAATAAGCATCAGCAGTCCAAATGCACAAAGCTGTCATAAGTTTGGAGATGCTAATATgattaaatgcaaaaaaactaatcaaagaaGCCATGAGAACTTGCCATGATTTACAAATTCAGAAACGTTGTTAATACTGCCAGAGCCACCATGTTGATCAAGAGTCTGGTTCGCTATGCTAATTGATGAGATGCTTCCTTGTGACTGCACTGCACTGTAATCCATGTCACATGTGCTAGTGGTCCAGAAATCCTCTGATATGCTAGGTTTCTTCACAGTCTCACATTTAACTTTTGGTCCTTTTGATTGCTCACCCACGGAGGTAATTAGTGTGGGTTTATTATAGCAACCAAGACAACCACTGCTCTGTAACAAATGACATGCAATCATATAACTGATCAAGTCCCATATGGCAATACAATGCAGATCACAATGATACAGAGAATCATGAACCAATGATAATATTACAACATATAGGTAGACAGTACATGCATGTAAGCATGGAAAAATACACTTGAGaaacattttgttttcattatctTTTAGGAATCAAAGTTATAGCCTATGACATATCACCATGTAGACATCAAA is a window encoding:
- the LOC7475117 gene encoding uncharacterized protein LOC7475117 isoform X1, which gives rise to MHGSSGCLGCYNKPTLITSVGEQSKGPKVKCETVKKPSISEDFWTTSTCDMDYSAVQSQGSISSISIANQTLDQHGGSGSINNVSEFVNHGLLLWNQTRHCWVGNKRSGNEEQLPQEPKLNWNATYESLLGSNKPFPQPIPLTEMVDFLVDIWEQEGMYD
- the LOC7475117 gene encoding uncharacterized protein LOC7475117 isoform X2; amino-acid sequence: MGGCLGCYNKPTLITSVGEQSKGPKVKCETVKKPSISEDFWTTSTCDMDYSAVQSQGSISSISIANQTLDQHGGSGSINNVSEFVNHGLLLWNQTRHCWVGNKRSGNEEQLPQEPKLNWNATYESLLGSNKPFPQPIPLTEMVDFLVDIWEQEGMYD